One window of the Colletotrichum destructivum chromosome 6, complete sequence genome contains the following:
- a CDS encoding Putative RTA-like protein, whose product MTDGSYVDGSYFFYAPNKGAPFFFAIAFAVSGILHFWQCYHYRFFKITGLFSFCCLLFTVGFAFRIYGAWNYDNLDTFIVTVCLVYAAPPLLELTNYHILGRVLYYVPYCSPLHPGRVLSTFAFFSGIVEALNGWGASYSANQSLSPREMSTGHALIKASLLLQVFVIACFVVLAVTFQRRCVHAGVAGRRGVREPLVTLYVSIVLILARTMFRIVEYFGVAEMRWGPDVDVAEVPAVIQHEWFFYVFEASLMLANVVMFNVRHPRRYLPEKYTVYLAKDGVTEVDGPGWKDPRPFWVTVVDPFDLVGMAQGRHRRLDRFWEGEHVSETGGSKTRTGNKGTDAV is encoded by the exons ATGACGGATGGCAGTTACG TTGATGGGAGCTACTTTTTCTACGCACCCAACAAGGGCgcgcccttcttcttcgcgaTAGCGTTTGCCGTTTCTGGTATACTGCACTTTTGGCAGTGCTA CCACTACAGGTTCTTCAAAATCACGGGCCTGTTTTCGTTCTGCTGCCTACTCTTTACCGTGGGCTTCGCCTTCAGAATTTATGGCGCGTGGAACTATGACAACCTCGACACCTTCATCGTGACGGTTTGCTTGGTGTACGCAGCGCC ACCCCTTCTCGAGCTGACCAACTACCacatcctcggccgcgtcctCTACTACGTCCCCTACTGCTCCCCACTTCACCCAGGCCGCGTGCTGAGCACGtttgccttcttctccggcatcgtcgaggcgctCAACGGGTGGGGCGCCAGCTACAGCGCGAACCAGTCCCTCTCGCCACGGGAGATGTCAACGGGCCACGCCCTCATCAAGGcgagcctgctgctgcaggttTTTGTGATTGCGTGCTTCGTCGTCCTAGCCGTCACGTTCCAGCGGCGCTGCGTGCACGCCGGCGTGGCGGGCCGGCGCGGGGTTCGGGAGCCGCTGGTCACGCTCTACGTCAGCATCGTGCTGATCCTCGCGCGGACGATGTTCCGGATTGTCGAGTACTTTGGCGTCGCGGAGATGCGCTGGGGCCCGGACgtggacgtcgccgaggtcccgGCGGTGATCCAACACGAGTGGTTCTTCTACGTGTTCGAGGCGAGCCTGATGCTGGCCAACGTCGTCATGTTCAATGTGCGACACCCGCGCAGGTACCTGCCGGAGAAGTACACGGTGTACCTCGCCAAAGACGGGGTCACCGAGGTGGATGGGCCCGGGTGGAAGGACCCGCGGCCGTTTTGGGTGACAGTGGTGGACCCGTTCGATCTGGTCGGTATGGCGCAAGGCCGGCATCGCAGACTGGACCGATTCTGGGAAGGGGAGCACGTCAGTGAGACGGGAGGCTCGAAGACGCGGACGGGAAACAAGGGGACTGATGCTGTGTAA